In Lepus europaeus isolate LE1 chromosome 9, mLepTim1.pri, whole genome shotgun sequence, the following are encoded in one genomic region:
- the MOBP gene encoding myelin-associated oligodendrocyte basic protein → MYFYLEMSQKTGKEGPRLSKNQRFSEHFSIRCCPPFTFLNSKTEIVDRKYSICKSGCFYQKKEEDWICCACQRTSTSRRAASPQRPKVQPAAPPAVVRAPAKPRSPPRSERQPRPRPEVRPPPAKQRPPQKAKAKQQPRSSPVRGPGASRGGSPNKASRFW, encoded by the exons TGAGATGAGTCAGAAGACGGGTAAGGAGGGTCCCAGACTCTCCAAGAACCAGAGGTTCTCGGAGCACTTCAGCATACGCTGCTGCCCGCCCTTCACCTTCCTCAACTCCAAGACGGAGATCGTGGATCGCAAGTACAGCATCTGCAAGAGTGGCTGCTTCTaccagaagaaggaggaggactGGATCTGCTGCGCGTGCCAGAGGACCAG CACCAGCCGCCGTGCAGCGTCCCCCCAGAGGCCCAAGGTCCAGCCAGCTGCGCCCCCCGCGGTGGTCAGAGCGCCCGCCAAGCCACGGTCCCCTCCGAGGTCTGAGCGTCAGCCACGTCCCCGCCCAGAGGTCCGACCACCGCCCGCCAAGCAGCGGCCCCCTCAGAAGGCCAAGGCCAAGCAACAGCCGCGCAGCAGCCCCGTCAGAGGGCCAGGCGCCAGCCGTGGGGGGTCCCCCAACAAAGCTTCTAGGTTCTGGTAA